A DNA window from Sylvia atricapilla isolate bSylAtr1 chromosome W, bSylAtr1.pri, whole genome shotgun sequence contains the following coding sequences:
- the LOC136373274 gene encoding CD40 ligand-like, producing MNEPYGPEAPRPISSTSPGIMKMFMGFLTVFIVVQTIGTVLFCLYLHMKMDKMEEALSLNEDYIFLRKVQKCQTAEGQKSTLLDCEKIIKGFQNIQCKDRPFKEQPKFEMQRGPEYHEHPHLMHKNETSVAAEKREPIAVHLAGQQSNKAGSVLEWKETMYGPTNNLISNKEGKLKVEEAGLYYIYSQVSFCTREVSLAPFTLYIYLHIPREEDRLLLKGQKTQSTLKSLCELQSIRVGGVFNLREDDMVFVNVTDSTKVKYSHGNTYFGIFKL from the exons ATGAACGAACCCTATGGCCCTGAGGCACCCCGTCCCATCAGCAGCACATCTCCTGGCATCATGAAAATGTTCATGGGCTTCCTCACTGTATTTATTGTAGTGCAGACCATTGGGACTGTGCTCTTCTGTTTGTATCTTCACATGAAGATGGATAAG ATGGAAGAGGCGTTGAGCTTAAATGAAGATTACATCTTCCTGAGGAAAGTACAGAAGTGTCAGACAGCAGAAGGTCAGAAGTCAACATTATTGGACTGTGAAAAGATTATAAAGGGCTTCCAGAACATCCAGTGCAAG GACAGACCCTTCAAGGAGCAGCCCAAGTTTGAAATGCAGAGAG GTCCTGAGTACCATGAGCATCCCCATTTGATGCACAAGAATGAGACATCTGTGGCAG CAGAGAAGAGGGAGCCAATTGCAGTTCACCTGGCAGGTCAGCAGAGCAACAAGGCAGGTTCAG TGCTGGAGTGGAAGGAGACTATGTATGGCCCCACGAACAACTTGATATCCAACAAGGAGGGGAAACTGAAGGTGGAAGAAGCAGGGCTCTACTACATCTACTCCCAAGTCAGCTTCTGCACCAGGGAAGTGTCTTTGGCACCCTTCACCCTCTATATTTATTTGCATATCCCCAGGGAAGAGGACCGGCTCTTGCTGAAAGGACAAAAGACACAGAGCACCTTGAAGTCCCTCTGTGAACTCCAGTCCATCCGTGTGGGAGGTGTCTTCAACCTCCGGGAAGATGACATGGTCTTTGTCAATGTGACAGACTCCACAAAAGTGAAGTATAGCCACGGCAACACCTACTTTGGCATCTTCAAGCTGTAG